Part of the Cellulomonas taurus genome, ATCGCAGAGATGATCCGCCACTGCCCGGCGCCGTCGATCTCCGCCGCCTCGTACAGGCTGTGCGGGATCACCCGCAGCGCCGAGTAGAAGATCAGCATGTTGTAGCCGACGAATTCCCAGGTCACGATGTTGCCGATCGAGGCGAGCACCAGATCGGGTGACAGCGGGTTCGGGAGGCTGATCCCGAAGGCGTCGTTGATGTTGCCGATCAGGCCGAACCGGGTGCCGTACATGAAGCCCCACATCAGGGTGGCGACCACGGCCGGCACCGCGTAGGGCAGGAAGATCGAGATCCGGAAGAAGCTCTTGCCGTACAGCCGCCCGGAGTCGATGGCCAGCGCGACCAGCAGCGCGATGCCGAGCATGATCGGCACCTGGACCACCAGGAACAGCGCCACCCGACCGGCCGCCGACCACAGCTGCGGGTCGCTGAACGCCCGGGTGTAGTTGTCCAGACCGACGAAGGCGTTGCCGCCCACCAGCTGCTGGCGGAACAGGCTGAGGTAGATCGAGTAGCCGATGGGTGCCAGGAACACCAGGGCGAACACGATCATGAACGGTCCGACGAATCCCCACCCGGTCCAGCGCCGGGAG contains:
- a CDS encoding carbohydrate ABC transporter permease; this encodes MLTSTSAHEGVAPVTQTVPPALARPAVAAPARRSARGVSRRWTGWGFVGPFMIVFALVFLAPIGYSIYLSLFRQQLVGGNAFVGLDNYTRAFSDPQLWSAAGRVALFLVVQVPIMLGIALLVALAIDSGRLYGKSFFRISIFLPYAVPAVVATLMWGFMYGTRFGLIGNINDAFGISLPNPLSPDLVLASIGNIVTWEFVGYNMLIFYSALRVIPHSLYEAAEIDGAGQWRIISAIKLPAIRGALVIATIFSIIGSFQLFNEPSILQSLAPNAITTSFTPNLYAYSLGFSGQQYNYSATVAIIMGVLTMIVAYVVQLRGMRKES